In bacterium YEK0313, one genomic interval encodes:
- the hlyC gene encoding Hemolysin-activating lysine-acyltransferase HlyC, producing MNSRPPPADQQIGYFEALGMLTELALHSALHRNWFVADIGINLVPALRTGQCKIYFDEHRMPTSFATWALVHDDDHKALRNHGRTPPPDRWASGAHLWFIDVVAPFGNVREIVRDLQRRHFPHLPVAHAVRRNVDGSMRRIQTWHNAMARHDQADGGLRPPAGQQAGMPGRSGTLRRQDR from the coding sequence ATGAATTCGCGACCGCCCCCCGCCGACCAGCAGATAGGCTATTTCGAAGCGCTGGGCATGCTGACGGAACTTGCACTGCACTCGGCGCTGCACCGCAATTGGTTCGTCGCCGACATCGGTATCAATCTCGTGCCGGCCCTGCGGACGGGACAGTGCAAGATCTATTTCGATGAACATCGCATGCCGACATCGTTCGCGACCTGGGCACTGGTCCACGACGATGACCATAAGGCACTGAGGAACCATGGCAGGACACCGCCGCCTGACCGCTGGGCGTCCGGCGCCCATCTCTGGTTCATCGACGTCGTCGCGCCATTCGGCAATGTTCGCGAAATCGTTCGAGACCTCCAGCGGCGCCACTTCCCCCATCTGCCGGTTGCCCATGCCGTGCGCCGCAATGTCGATGGCAGCATGCGCAGAATTCAAACTTGGCATAACGCCATGGCAAGGCATGACCAGGCAGACGGAGGACTCCGACCCCCAGCCGGCCAACAGGCGGGGATGCCCGGGCGTTCGGGAACTCTGAGACGGCAGGATCGTTAA
- the ybaK gene encoding Cys-tRNA(Pro)/Cys-tRNA(Cys) deacylase YbaK has translation MSKTTRATQALTKAGAAFTVHAYDYDPGADRIGLQAADALGEDPCRVLKTLMAEVDGKPVCVVVASDREVAMKKLAAAVGGKAASMMKPADAERLTGYHVGGISPFGQKRTVPVVIDAAALEETAVYLNGGQRGLQIRLDPKLARDLLKAVAAPVAA, from the coding sequence ATGTCCAAGACCACGCGCGCCACCCAGGCGCTGACCAAGGCCGGAGCCGCCTTCACCGTCCATGCCTACGACTATGACCCCGGTGCCGACCGGATCGGTCTACAGGCGGCGGACGCCCTGGGCGAGGATCCGTGCCGTGTCCTGAAGACGCTGATGGCCGAGGTCGACGGCAAGCCGGTCTGCGTGGTGGTGGCGTCCGATCGCGAGGTTGCCATGAAGAAGCTGGCGGCGGCCGTCGGCGGCAAGGCAGCCAGCATGATGAAACCCGCCGATGCGGAGCGGCTCACCGGCTATCATGTCGGCGGCATCAGTCCCTTCGGCCAGAAGCGCACCGTGCCCGTCGTCATCGATGCGGCGGCGCTGGAGGAGACCGCCGTCTATCTCAATGGCGGCCAGCGTGGCTTGCAGATCCGGCTGGACCCGAAGCTGGCGCGCGACCTGCTGAAGGCGGTCGCCGCGCCGGTGGCGGCATAG
- the sigE gene encoding ECF RNA polymerase sigma factor SigE: protein MTARGLDEPLFEAARLGDRAAIAVLLTETQPDIRRYARRACRGAADAEDAAQEALWLLARKVGTIRSLSAVSRWLFVVVRRECLRLARRAGLVAQEPEVEAAFERDFASRPDPEIRLDIAAAIAALPEHYRAVALMRDINEMTIDEIAAALATTRETVKARLHRARTFIREYLLK, encoded by the coding sequence ATGACGGCGAGAGGGCTCGATGAACCCTTGTTCGAAGCGGCGCGGCTCGGAGACCGCGCCGCCATCGCCGTTCTGCTGACCGAAACCCAGCCCGATATCCGCCGCTACGCCCGCCGCGCCTGCCGCGGCGCCGCCGATGCCGAGGACGCGGCCCAGGAAGCCCTCTGGCTGCTCGCCCGCAAGGTAGGGACCATCCGCTCCCTCAGTGCGGTGTCGCGCTGGCTGTTCGTCGTCGTGCGGCGCGAGTGCCTGCGCCTTGCCCGCCGTGCGGGGCTCGTGGCGCAGGAGCCCGAAGTCGAGGCCGCGTTCGAACGCGATTTCGCAAGCCGTCCGGACCCCGAGATCCGCCTCGACATCGCCGCCGCCATCGCGGCCCTGCCGGAACACTATCGGGCCGTGGCGCTGATGCGCGACATCAATGAAATGACCATCGACGAAATCGCCGCGGCGCTCGCCACCACGCGCGAGACGGTGAAGGCGCGCCTGCATCGCGCGAGAACATTCATTCGCGAATATCTGCTCAAATGA
- the aam_1 gene encoding Acylamidase: MSSISDLDAFALGKAFRRKQLSPVEATTDALDRAEASQSTINAFVTIDRKRTLDWAREAEARWLKGTPLSRFDGVTVTVKDNMAVAGWPSRKGSKVVAADPVGFDAPVTARCKEAGLVVLGTTTMPEFGWIGLSSSPLTGHTRNPWNQERTAGGSTSGGAAAAALGIGRFHLGSDGLGSIRIPAAFCGVAGIKPSFGRVPAYPISVMSELAHLGPIARTVGEVAGLLSILSGPDPRDPMAWNTPAPDFTVGLEDGVRGLRIAYSPRLGFARKIDPTIEKVVAEAARVFEDLGATVDEVDPPIEDPAPIAWDIWNAGAALAVSPFGEAERKHMDPGLLDCARAGDAFPASALIDALLYRRTRTVIAMAKFHEAYDLLLTPTMPTGAIPLGADLPPPGFAGQSEWGPLWTDWCPFTPPFNVTQQPAATVPCGFDADGLPVGLHIVGAKRNDALVLKAMRAFETARPFARV; encoded by the coding sequence ATGAGCAGCATTTCCGATCTCGACGCCTTTGCCCTCGGCAAGGCGTTCCGGCGCAAACAGCTCTCACCGGTCGAAGCAACGACCGACGCGCTTGACAGGGCGGAAGCATCCCAATCGACGATCAATGCCTTCGTCACCATCGATCGGAAACGCACGCTCGACTGGGCGCGCGAAGCAGAGGCGCGCTGGCTGAAAGGGACGCCGCTCAGCCGCTTCGACGGCGTCACCGTCACGGTCAAGGACAATATGGCGGTAGCCGGCTGGCCGAGCCGCAAGGGTTCGAAGGTCGTCGCGGCCGACCCTGTCGGCTTCGATGCACCGGTCACGGCACGCTGCAAGGAAGCCGGCCTCGTCGTGCTCGGAACCACGACCATGCCGGAATTCGGCTGGATCGGCCTGTCCTCCTCGCCGCTGACCGGCCACACCCGCAATCCCTGGAACCAGGAGCGCACTGCCGGTGGCTCCACATCGGGCGGCGCTGCGGCCGCGGCACTCGGCATCGGCCGCTTCCACCTCGGCTCGGACGGTCTCGGCTCCATCCGCATTCCCGCCGCCTTCTGCGGCGTCGCCGGCATCAAGCCGAGCTTCGGCCGCGTTCCTGCCTATCCGATCTCGGTGATGAGCGAGCTCGCCCATCTCGGCCCGATCGCCCGGACGGTCGGCGAAGTCGCAGGTCTCCTGTCCATCCTCTCCGGTCCCGATCCGCGCGACCCGATGGCCTGGAACACGCCGGCGCCCGACTTCACGGTCGGCCTGGAGGACGGCGTCAGGGGCCTCAGGATCGCCTATTCGCCGCGGCTCGGCTTTGCACGCAAGATCGACCCGACCATCGAAAAGGTGGTGGCCGAAGCCGCGCGGGTGTTCGAGGACCTCGGCGCGACGGTGGACGAGGTCGATCCGCCGATCGAGGATCCGGCGCCGATCGCCTGGGACATCTGGAACGCGGGCGCCGCGCTCGCCGTCTCGCCGTTCGGCGAAGCCGAACGGAAGCACATGGATCCCGGCCTGCTCGACTGCGCTCGGGCCGGCGATGCGTTCCCGGCTTCTGCGCTCATCGACGCCCTGCTTTATCGGCGCACCAGGACCGTCATCGCCATGGCCAAGTTCCACGAGGCCTACGACCTGCTCCTGACGCCCACCATGCCGACCGGCGCCATCCCGCTCGGCGCCGACCTGCCGCCACCCGGCTTTGCCGGGCAGAGCGAATGGGGGCCGCTATGGACCGACTGGTGCCCGTTCACGCCGCCCTTCAACGTCACGCAGCAGCCGGCGGCAACCGTACCCTGCGGCTTCGACGCCGACGGCCTGCCTGTCGGGCTGCACATCGTCGGGGCCAAGCGCAATGACGCGCTCGTCCTCAAAGCCATGCGCGCCTTCGAAACGGCCCGCCCCTTCGCCCGGGTCTGA
- the dppE_1 gene encoding Dipeptide-binding protein DppE precursor, with the protein MSSMKISRRTVMAGAAATATAGSLATPSTVSAQQAQDTLRCVMHSDLKIVDPIWTTAYITRNHGYMIYDTLLAMDAKGEIQPQMLQGYTVSDDKLTYDFTLRDGLLWHDNQPVTAEDCVASIKRWGAKDALGQTVLTFVASMTANGPKTFQIKLKEPTGLLIFALGKPSSNVPFMMPKRVAETDPNTQISDFTGSGPFRMVREEWRPGDKTVYVKFDGYKPRSEPPSGLAGGKVAKVNRVEWRAIADQQQAVNALLAGEIDLIEAPNHDLLPLLKADRSIKIVDWNPLGNQYTMRFNHAVKPFDNPKIRQAVLYALNQEDFLKATIGDPEYYKVCKAMFVCGTPLATDAGWEDKLESNFAKSRQLLQEAGYNREPIVLLHSTDLQVLTNLAPVAKGLLERGGFVVDMQSMDWQTVVARRVKKDPPAQGGWNAMLTSWVSADILNPVMAGFFNASGDKAAFGWPNDPEMEALRQRFARAGTLAEQKSIAEAVQRRCAEFPTHVHLGQWYLPGATRPNVSGWIPAPAPIMWNIEKGRGA; encoded by the coding sequence ATGTCGTCCATGAAAATATCTCGCCGCACCGTCATGGCCGGCGCCGCCGCCACCGCAACGGCAGGCAGTCTTGCCACACCCTCCACGGTCAGCGCCCAGCAGGCACAGGACACGCTGCGCTGCGTGATGCACTCCGATCTCAAGATCGTCGACCCGATCTGGACCACCGCCTACATCACCCGCAACCACGGCTACATGATCTACGACACGCTGCTGGCCATGGACGCCAAGGGCGAGATCCAGCCGCAGATGCTGCAGGGCTATACCGTCAGCGACGACAAGCTCACCTACGACTTCACCCTGCGCGACGGCCTCCTGTGGCACGACAACCAGCCGGTCACGGCGGAGGACTGCGTCGCCTCGATCAAGCGTTGGGGTGCCAAGGACGCGCTCGGCCAGACCGTGCTGACCTTCGTCGCGAGCATGACCGCGAACGGCCCGAAGACCTTCCAGATCAAGCTGAAGGAGCCGACCGGGCTGCTGATCTTCGCGCTCGGCAAACCCTCCTCCAACGTCCCCTTCATGATGCCAAAGCGGGTCGCTGAGACCGATCCCAACACGCAGATCTCGGACTTCACCGGTTCCGGTCCGTTCCGCATGGTGCGCGAGGAATGGCGGCCGGGCGACAAGACGGTCTATGTCAAGTTCGACGGCTACAAACCGCGATCCGAGCCGCCGTCAGGCCTCGCCGGCGGCAAGGTCGCCAAGGTCAACCGCGTGGAATGGCGTGCGATCGCCGACCAGCAGCAGGCGGTCAACGCCCTGCTCGCCGGCGAGATCGACCTGATCGAAGCGCCGAACCACGACCTGCTGCCGCTGCTCAAGGCCGACCGCTCGATCAAGATCGTCGACTGGAACCCGCTCGGCAACCAGTACACGATGCGCTTCAACCACGCGGTCAAGCCCTTCGACAATCCGAAGATCCGCCAAGCCGTGCTCTATGCGCTGAACCAGGAAGACTTCCTGAAGGCGACGATCGGCGATCCGGAATACTACAAGGTCTGCAAGGCCATGTTCGTCTGCGGCACGCCGCTGGCGACCGATGCGGGCTGGGAAGACAAGCTCGAATCCAATTTCGCCAAGTCGCGCCAGCTGCTGCAGGAGGCCGGCTACAACCGCGAGCCGATCGTGCTCCTGCATTCGACCGATCTGCAGGTGCTGACCAACCTCGCTCCGGTCGCCAAGGGACTGCTCGAGCGCGGCGGCTTCGTCGTCGACATGCAGTCGATGGACTGGCAGACCGTCGTCGCCCGGCGCGTCAAGAAGGATCCGCCGGCCCAGGGCGGCTGGAACGCCATGCTGACCTCGTGGGTGTCGGCCGACATCCTCAATCCGGTCATGGCCGGCTTCTTCAACGCCTCCGGCGACAAGGCCGCCTTCGGCTGGCCGAACGATCCGGAAATGGAGGCGCTGCGCCAGCGCTTCGCCCGGGCCGGCACGCTCGCCGAACAGAAGAGCATCGCCGAGGCGGTCCAGCGCCGCTGCGCCGAGTTCCCGACCCACGTCCATCTCGGCCAGTGGTATCTGCCGGGCGCGACGCGTCCGAACGTCTCCGGCTGGATCCCGGCGCCCGCGCCGATCATGTGGAACATCGAGAAGGGCCGCGGCGCCTGA
- the gsiC_1 gene encoding Glutathione transport system permease protein GsiC: MVSYILRRLASTIPVLLTVAVMVFLMLRLTPGDPAAVIAGDNATAQQIDEIRTKLGLNQPIVSQFFIWIANMLRGDLGESFFFRKTVWELIADRVEPTLSIAALTIIIAVVIAIPLGVVAAYKQGTWIDRIVMGFSVIGFSVPVFVIGYLLVYIFAIKLSWFPVQGYQRLASGVWPWFMSLVLPAFTLSVIYIALIARMTRTSVLEVLSEDYIRTARAKGQTELRVLFHHALKNAAVPIATVVGIGIALLIGGVVVTESVYSIPGLGRLTVDAVLARDFPVIQAIILLFSLVYVLINLLVDLSYTIFDPRIRY, from the coding sequence ATGGTTTCATATATTCTCCGGCGCCTCGCCTCGACCATACCCGTGCTGCTCACCGTCGCGGTGATGGTCTTTCTGATGCTGCGGCTCACCCCCGGCGACCCCGCAGCCGTCATCGCCGGCGACAATGCGACGGCCCAGCAGATCGACGAGATCAGGACGAAGCTTGGCCTCAACCAGCCGATCGTGTCGCAGTTCTTCATCTGGATCGCCAATATGCTGCGCGGCGATCTCGGCGAGAGCTTCTTCTTCCGCAAGACGGTCTGGGAGCTGATCGCCGATCGCGTCGAACCGACGCTGTCGATCGCAGCCCTGACCATCATCATCGCCGTGGTCATCGCCATCCCGCTCGGCGTCGTCGCGGCCTACAAGCAGGGCACCTGGATCGACCGGATCGTGATGGGCTTCTCGGTGATCGGCTTTTCGGTGCCGGTCTTCGTGATCGGCTACCTGCTCGTCTATATCTTCGCCATCAAGCTCAGCTGGTTCCCGGTCCAGGGCTACCAGCGCCTGGCCAGCGGCGTCTGGCCCTGGTTCATGAGCCTCGTCCTGCCGGCCTTCACGCTTTCGGTCATCTATATCGCGCTGATCGCGCGCATGACCCGCACGAGCGTCCTGGAAGTGCTGTCGGAAGACTATATCCGCACGGCCCGCGCCAAGGGGCAGACCGAGCTGCGCGTGCTGTTCCACCATGCGCTGAAGAACGCCGCCGTTCCGATCGCAACCGTCGTCGGCATCGGCATCGCCCTGCTGATCGGCGGCGTCGTGGTCACGGAGAGCGTCTATTCGATTCCCGGCCTCGGCCGACTGACGGTGGATGCCGTGCTCGCCCGCGACTTTCCGGTGATCCAGGCGATCATCCTGCTGTTCTCGCTCGTCTATGTGTTGATCAACCTGCTCGTGGACCTCTCCTATACGATCTTCGACCCGAGGATCCGCTATTGA
- the gsiD_1 gene encoding Glutathione transport system permease protein GsiD has protein sequence MTAPATTTPLAAADAPAPAKPNVWRKLKRNPAVIAGAAIVLVMVLIGLLAPLIATSDPSAINPGARNRVPMAESSYRLDDGTRKTITHYMGTDTLGRDVFSRVVYGARVSLFIGVTVALLSVVAGLIIGMLAGYFRWLDGVIMRLMDGLMAIPAILLAIALVSLSRAGILTVIVAIVVPEVPRVVRLVRSVVLSVREEPYVEAAVTVGTPTLALLIRHILPNTIAPLIVQGTFICASAILVEAILSFLGIGIPPDVPTWGNIMAEGRQLFRLFPHNILYPGIFLALTVLAVNMLGDGLRDTLDPKMEKRG, from the coding sequence TTGACCGCCCCCGCCACCACCACGCCGCTCGCCGCAGCCGACGCCCCGGCCCCCGCCAAGCCGAACGTCTGGCGCAAGCTGAAGCGCAATCCCGCCGTCATCGCCGGTGCCGCGATCGTTCTCGTCATGGTGCTGATCGGCCTGCTCGCGCCGCTGATCGCCACCAGCGATCCCTCGGCGATCAACCCCGGCGCCCGCAACCGCGTGCCGATGGCCGAGAGCTCCTACCGGCTCGACGACGGCACCCGCAAGACGATCACCCATTACATGGGCACCGACACGCTCGGCCGCGACGTGTTCTCGCGTGTCGTCTACGGCGCCCGCGTGTCGCTGTTCATCGGCGTGACCGTCGCGCTCCTGTCGGTTGTGGCCGGGCTCATCATCGGCATGCTCGCCGGCTATTTCCGCTGGCTGGACGGCGTCATCATGCGGCTGATGGACGGGCTCATGGCGATCCCCGCCATCTTGCTCGCCATCGCGCTCGTGTCGCTGTCACGTGCCGGCATCCTGACCGTCATCGTCGCCATCGTGGTGCCCGAAGTGCCGCGGGTCGTGCGCCTCGTGCGCTCGGTCGTGCTGTCGGTGCGCGAGGAGCCCTATGTCGAGGCCGCCGTGACGGTCGGCACGCCGACCCTGGCGCTGCTCATCCGCCACATCCTGCCCAACACGATCGCGCCGCTGATCGTGCAGGGCACGTTCATCTGCGCATCGGCGATCCTGGTCGAGGCCATCCTCTCCTTCCTCGGCATCGGCATTCCTCCCGACGTTCCGACCTGGGGCAACATCATGGCCGAGGGCCGGCAGCTGTTCCGCCTGTTCCCCCACAACATCCTCTATCCCGGCATCTTCCTCGCCCTCACCGTTCTCGCGGTGAACATGCTGGGTGATGGCCTGCGCGATACGCTCGACCCGAAAATGGAGAAACGCGGATGA
- the gsiA_1 gene encoding Glutathione import ATP-binding protein GsiA, whose product MSAPVLDIRNLAVRLPKGGDRANAVDGVSFSVNPGEIVCVVGESGSGKSVTAHSVMGLLPKGQLTPVGGEILLEGEDMLKASGSRLRALRGTRMSMIFQEPMTALNPVITCGEQIDEVLEIHTGLSFAERKEKVLAVMDAVRLPDPAKLYDAFPHQLSGGQRQRIMIAQALVLDPALLIADEPTTALDVTTQAQILKLVADMQQRRGTGVLFITHDFGVVAEIAHRVVVMQKGSVVETGTAEEVLKRPQHPYTQMLINAVPTLTPPEREEKTGPVMLETVNLCKVYGGGGFFKKGREVRAASEVNIQVRSGETLGIVGESGSGKSTVARCIARLIEPSSGAIRVGDLDVAVLPERQLRQHRRICQIVFQDPYRSLNPRRSVGASIIEGPCNFGMAESEATSRARDLMKLVGLSPDALDRYPHQFSGGQRQRICIARALAMEPEVLIADEAVSALDVSVQAQVLDLLDDVRKKFDLAVLFITHDLRVAAQICDRIAVMKSGVVVEHGRTVDIFASPQHSYTKALFEAAPGRHFEFARVAA is encoded by the coding sequence ATGAGCGCACCCGTTCTCGACATCAGGAATCTCGCCGTCCGCCTGCCGAAGGGCGGGGATCGCGCCAATGCCGTCGACGGCGTGTCGTTCTCGGTCAATCCGGGCGAGATCGTCTGCGTGGTCGGCGAATCCGGCTCCGGCAAGTCGGTCACCGCCCATTCCGTCATGGGCCTCCTGCCGAAGGGCCAGCTGACGCCGGTCGGCGGCGAGATCCTGCTCGAAGGCGAGGACATGCTGAAGGCGAGCGGCAGCCGCCTCAGGGCGCTGCGCGGCACGCGCATGTCGATGATCTTCCAGGAACCGATGACCGCGCTCAACCCGGTCATCACCTGCGGCGAGCAGATCGACGAGGTCCTGGAGATCCATACCGGCCTTTCCTTCGCCGAACGCAAGGAGAAGGTGCTGGCGGTGATGGACGCAGTGCGCCTGCCCGATCCGGCGAAGCTCTACGATGCCTTCCCGCATCAGCTCTCCGGCGGCCAGCGCCAGCGCATCATGATCGCCCAGGCGCTGGTGCTCGACCCTGCCCTGCTGATCGCCGACGAACCGACCACCGCGCTCGACGTGACGACGCAGGCGCAGATCCTGAAGCTGGTCGCCGACATGCAGCAGCGCCGTGGCACCGGCGTGCTGTTCATCACTCACGATTTCGGCGTCGTCGCCGAGATCGCCCACCGGGTGGTGGTCATGCAGAAGGGCAGCGTGGTCGAGACCGGCACGGCGGAAGAGGTGCTGAAGCGGCCACAGCATCCCTATACCCAGATGCTGATCAATGCCGTGCCGACCCTGACCCCTCCCGAGCGCGAGGAGAAGACCGGGCCGGTCATGCTGGAGACGGTCAATCTCTGCAAGGTCTATGGCGGCGGCGGTTTCTTCAAGAAGGGGCGCGAAGTGCGCGCGGCCTCCGAAGTGAACATCCAGGTGCGCAGCGGCGAGACGCTCGGCATCGTCGGCGAATCCGGTTCCGGCAAGTCGACTGTCGCCCGCTGCATCGCCCGGCTGATCGAGCCGAGCTCGGGCGCCATCCGGGTCGGCGACCTCGACGTCGCGGTCCTGCCCGAACGCCAGCTGCGCCAGCACCGGCGCATCTGTCAGATCGTCTTCCAGGATCCCTACCGCTCGCTCAATCCGCGCCGCTCGGTCGGTGCCTCGATCATCGAGGGGCCGTGCAATTTCGGCATGGCCGAAAGCGAGGCGACCAGCCGGGCGCGCGATCTGATGAAGCTCGTCGGCCTGTCGCCGGATGCGCTCGACCGCTATCCGCACCAGTTCTCCGGCGGCCAGCGCCAGCGCATCTGCATCGCGCGGGCGCTCGCCATGGAACCGGAAGTGCTGATCGCGGACGAGGCGGTCTCGGCGCTCGACGTGTCGGTACAGGCCCAGGTGCTGGACCTGCTCGACGACGTGCGGAAGAAGTTCGACCTGGCCGTCCTGTTCATCACCCATGACCTCAGGGTCGCGGCGCAGATCTGCGACCGCATCGCCGTCATGAAGAGCGGCGTGGTGGTCGAGCACGGCAGGACCGTCGACATCTTCGCGTCGCCCCAGCACAGCTATACAAAGGCACTGTTCGAGGCGGCGCCCGGCCGTCATTTCGAGTTCGCTCGGGTCGCCGCCTGA